Part of the Longimicrobium sp. genome is shown below.
CCGGCACCCCGCGCGCCGTACCCGAGCTGCGGCGGAATGACCAGACGCCGCCTGCCGCCTACCTTCATCCCCGCCACGCCTTCGTCCCACCCGCGGATCACGGTGCCCGCGCCGAGGGGAAACTCGAACGGCTTGTTGCGGTCGCGGCTGCTGTCGAACTTGCGGCCGTCGGTGAGCGTGCCGGTATAGTGCACCACCACGTGATCGCCTGCGTGCGCCTCCTGGCCGCTTCCCACCGCCTCGTCGGTGTACTGGAGCCCGGAGGCGGTGGTCGTCATCGCGTCGTCGCTCAACGGAGTCTCTCCTGCTGCTGGTTCTGCATGGACGGCCGCGCGCCGTCCGTGGCGTGTGGGTGAAGGTATGCGGCGGGGGCGGGAGGGGACAGGGGAGCGGGCGTGTGTCCGTCGCGCGCATAGGGACCGCGTGACGGCGGGCACGGGCAGCCACATGGGGCGGCCCCTACGGGATTCGGGTGCGAAAGGGCAGAGGTTGAGGTTGCGGAGAGGGTGGGCAGACACGCAGGTCTGCCCCTACGGAATTGGGGTGCGTGGGGCGAGGGGCGAGGCGGCGGCGGGCACGGGCGCAGCGCACGCAGTTCCAGCCCCCT
Proteins encoded:
- a CDS encoding FKBP-type peptidyl-prolyl cis-trans isomerase — protein: MSDDAMTTTASGLQYTDEAVGSGQEAHAGDHVVVHYTGTLTDGRKFDSSRDRNKPFEFPLGAGTVIRGWDEGVAGMKVGGRRRLVIPPQLGYGARGAGAVIPPNATLVFDVELIGIR